actggGCAGTCTACAAcctcctgtcactccagctctaaggaattcaatgccctcttctgctccactcatgtggcatacatacatacatacatacatacatatacacatatgtaaaagtaatttaaaataaataaatctttaaaatcaagatggagctgaggagatggctcaatggataataGTACTTgttacacaagcatgaggacataAATCCaagcccagaacccatgtaaaaagccaggagttaccacacatgtgcctataaccccagtatTGTgtggacagagacagaaggatcagagaCTGGCCACTGGCCTAGCTCGACTCAgtgagacaccttgtctcaagAGAATCGAGTAGGGAGTGGTAGAGCAAGACACTCAACATCTTCCTCTGGCCACTATGTGCCTGCATATCACATaggcagcatacacacacacacacacacacacacacacacacaccccattctgCTGCTGTTATAGCTATATTCTTTATAACTGCCTTTCTGGGGGAAAATGATTTTAAGCACAAGCTAACTCTCAAAGGCCTTCTATATTTTTTTGTCAAGTAGAACATCTTCTTCAATGTTCTAAAAGTAAATCAAATAAATGCCCAAGTAATACAAGTTGCCTAAGCGGTTACTCTGGAGTAAATTGCCTGGGTatctgtttacttgtttgtttgagacagtctcatagcccaagctggcctcaaactcctgattctcctgtctccacttcccaagtgctaggattacagagacagggtctttatgTGGATTTGTTGTGGTTTGGCTGGTttgaattttgtttctgttttttaaaatctcttaattTGCATAGCATATAAAGTTGTTGAAAGACAAGCCAAAGGAAATACTTCAAACTAAAGGCAACATAAATTAGCCTTCACCAGAACTGGCTTGTAATTGTAACTAATTCACAAATCAAATGTCAAATTAATTTTAACTCTGAAACTTCCTCGATCAGAAAGGGATAAAGGCATACCAATAATAAAAAATCCAATCAGAATATTACCAAATACTGCAATCTCAGATGTCCATTTGCACCTTGCTAAAACACTTCTAGCCATCCCATGAGCGGTTCAGTAGTAAAATTCTAACCTAGGGCTGGAAAGGtgtttcagcagttaagagcactggacctgcttcagtttccagcatccgcTTGGCTACTCACaattatctataactccagtttcaggggatccaataccctcttttaGCCTCccagggcaccaggcatacacattatatacaaacatacatggaagcaaggcactcatacacataaaatactgaaataatttaaaggaaaaaagactCCTAATCTTccacttttcaatttttttaaaaatgtgtatgtctgtgcatctctATCTATGCCATGTGCAGTACCCAAAGAAGatagaagagggagctggatggAGTTAACAAGCAATTGTAAGATGccttatgtgagtgctggaaatgaaatttgggtcctctgaaagagcacgaagtactcttaactgctaaacaatctctccagccccttttctactttctttaCTAATACCACCATCTGAGTGTCCATGATTGTTTTGAAAGCAGCGCATGTATTCTGTTTTCATGGtgttgtattttatataaattcacattttcatttgtatttttataattttttgatatattttacaTGTTTTGGGGGGTGTATGCACTGCCACAGTGCATGTATAGAAATCAAAGAACACCTTccaagagtctgttctctccttccaccatgtgtgttctgggaatcaaacttaacTATTGCACTtagtggcaaatgcttttacctcCTAAACCATCTCCCtgcttattttggttttatttgtttgtttctgttttgttttgaggcaaggtctcactatatgaGTGACGATAGCCTAGAAATacactctatagcccaggttggcctcaaactcattatacCCCTACCTCTGCTTTCTTAGTGCTGGGTTACAGATGTGATTTCAAGTGATGCTGTCATGGAGACATTGCAGGAACAGATTCTTTTTCTCCAAtgacttaaaaactaaaaaagcaggattagagaaatggctcagaggttaagagcactggcggctcttccagaggttctgagttcaattcccagcaaccacatggttagAAACACAAAATCCACCAAGATTCTCATAAAACATTAACTAACAACGTATGGAAACATGCCATAAATGTAGGGTGTGTTCAAAAGAGTGTGCTTAGAaatgagagaaatggaaagaatgacAGGTACAAGGTTGGTAATGGAAAAACGGAGAGGCAAAGGTTAAGTAGCACCTCTCTGTTCAATTGCTTGATCTTTGGACAGAATTTTTTTACCCCTTCAGGAAGACTCTGAGCGCCTGCAGCTTCTGTGACCATGTCGTTCTGCTCAAAATCAAGAGCATAGactgcctaaagaagaaaagtcCTTTGGGCTGGGTATGTagtttagttggtagagtgcttgctcgacatgcatgaagccctgggttccattcccgcACCACATAAACTAGATGTGGATTTTGTGCATTATGTATTTGTTATACTTTTACAAATCATATATTCCATATAATATGAAGTAAGTATGCTATATAAAACATCTGTCATATAATCTACTGATATTTAGATTATATGTAgtgattaaaatcatttttttcaatgTAGGCACAAGAAATATCACACCAACTCCCATCAGTTTTAGCTTCAAAATGatcatttaagaaaacaattgaagccgggcggtggtggcgcacgatttaatcccagcactcgggaggcagaggcaggcggatcactgtgagttcgagaccagcctggtctacaagagctagttccaacaggctccaaagctacagagaaaccctgtctcgaaaaacaaaaagaaaacaactgagaTTGAAATATGCCATGATAACACCACTGAGGCTCTACAGAAAAAAATTCTTGTCCTTAGGAAACCAGTGAGATTCCACAACTTATTCTTAGACAATTGATGAGGAAGAAACTATTGGCCAGAAAAAGCACATGTGGATCgcttctcggccttttggctaagatcaagtgtagtAAAAAGCACATGTGGAAATGTTTAAAGGTAGAgtctaatcaaaaggtagagttCTGTATTATTCTTGCCACTTTactttagatataaaacaaaatgaaataaaaaccctTAAAGATGTTGGAGTGGGGCAATCAGTCAGGAGGACTGAGATAGAAGGACCAGGAagaagttcaaggatagcctggactACACTGTGAGCTGGGATAAATaaagagatcccatctcaaaagccaacagcaacaacaaaagacattGGAGGAAAAACTATAGTTCTTACTATGATTAGTCACAAATGCTCACATCCTCCCAGTAGACTAGAACTTACatgtaaaacaagcaaacaaaaacactggAAATTTCCTACAACCTTTGAAAAAACATTGCCAAAATCAGAATATTATTGTGTAAAATCATCAAGTAAAAGCAATGCCAGCTGGACACGGTAGCCTAcaccagcaatcccagcactgctggggtaaaggcagaaggatcaggaattcaaggttatccttggtcaGACTGGGCCTCATGAGAGACCCTggcaccaaaaataaacaaataaataaggatttggagacatagctcagtgccTAAAAGCACCTGTGCATAAGCATGAGGCTCTGAGTAGGGATCCCAACACCCATGGAATAGGTCAGCGCTGGCtgactgtgtgtgcctgtaacaccagcactaTGAGGTGGGGGAGCAGAGAAGGGGTTCACTGGCCTTGCTGACTACCAACCTAGCTCAGGTTCCAtgacagaccctatctcaagggaataaggcagaagaCTGATAGAGCACCTGACACCCTATACAACTATACACacgtatacatatgtacacacacacacatatatatatacatacatacacacaatagacAGACAGACCTACCTGACTACCTATTGACAGGCTAACCTACAATGCCGGTAACTCCAATAAGTGGGTTAATACATAAGTCTGTACTGGAGTCATATAAACTGCAATAAAACACCCAAAACCTATAGAATGATAAGTGCTCAGAAATGACCAGAATCGTGTAAGCAACATCATAGCATTTCACATTTTTTGTCCAATGTAAATAAGGTCCTAGAGATTTCGAGGTGAAAAACATCTGAGCAAAGTACAGTCCGGTATTTCAAACATCAAATTGTAGGTGCTATACTGCAGATCAGGGAAATTTTCAAATATCCCAGTGTTTCAAAGCTGTTGAAGGGCTTTTGAAATCAATCTGAAACCCCCTACCTGTGACTTATAATCAGCATTAGAGTAATATCCCCAAGAAATGTTCTAGTTATTTTATGGGcctctttccagaaaaaaaaaatcatttttgtctCTAATTTCAAATATCTGGCTATTCCAAAACTTCTGAAACAGTTCCAATTGTTTAAGTGTGAGCTGAGTATTTTCACAAGTTTTAGAATGATTTGGCAAAATATATCTTGTTACAAACAAGAGAAATATCtccaggcatagtggcatacaCTGTTAATTCCAAcatgggaggcaggaggcaggaggcaaatctctataagttcaaggctcGCTTGATCTGTAAAGCAAACTCCAAGGTAGCcagaagtgagggaggaagggagaaagagcaagggagagaaggaggaatgtAAGTATACAGAAATTTTTTAAAGCACGGATAGGAACAAtagtcaaaaagaaagaaaacggcAAGTTACTCAAAAATATTGCTTTgccaaataaaatcagaaattttgATCTACCTTCCCTTTTTAGAGGGTGgggtttgagatagggttttttctatgtagccctggctgtcctggaactcactctgtagaccaggatggcttcaaactcacagagatccccctgcttctgcctcctgggtgctgggattaaaggcaggggccaccactgcccggcccaattctgtatttttaaaagccGTGTAATACTGTCCCTCTGTGACAGAATTTTTTTCTACATGGGAAGAAAAATTTTCTCAAGCCTAAATCTGCAATGTCATTGCTTTCAGAAATGAGAGCTGTGAGCAAGATCAAGATTCTATATTGGAGGGAAAAGTAttctaaggaaaagaaaatccaggTTTTACTCTTAGGACTCTGACCCATTAAGCAACTGTTGAAGGAGCAGCTCTTTACTGGAGCTTGCCCTTAATTGAGAGTCTTACGCTTGGTTTCAGAACCCATTAATCATTACCCTTAAATAGTAAACAAAGGGGAATTTCACAATCAGGTGATGTGTCTGTAAAGACTATATAAAGGCGCTCCTCCTCGACACTTCATCAGCTTATCGCCTGCTGCTCTTCCACTCTTCCAGTGCCTGCTCTGACTGGTAAGCAGCTCGGTGAGTTCTTAACATGCCCACTggcttttgcagtgctggggatagaacccagggcttccagcaGCCTAAGCAAGCGCTCTACTAACAGCTATGTTCCCTAGCTCCtaacttgattatttttaaaatactttaggaGCCAATAATGTTCTCATCTacgtctcttctctctcccttttcccttttctcccccgTCTTTCCCAATAAAGAGGGAGGGGAGTAAAAACCTGTTGGCAGCACTTGGCATGAAAGCTCCACTTTAGCATTTTGGTAAATCTACTTTCTTCCCAATTTACAGGACAGCAGAATGAGTGCCAAGAAGTCTCCCGAAGAAATGAAGagcatttttgaaaaatatgcaGCCAAAGAAGGCGATCCAAACCAGCTATCAAAGGAGGAGTTGAAGCTACTGATTCAGTCAGAATTCCCCACTCTCCTGAAGGTGAGTGCATACCTGAGCTGCCAgaggcctctgcctctggggGTGGGAGAGCACAGCTGAGAGCCTAGGGCTGAGGGCTGCCTCAGAAATACTGCCCACAGCCCTATGGGGATATGGCCACATACAACCCAGGGCCTAGCAAAGACTAAACAGGTGCTCTAAGCTACAGCCCAAATCcacatgatttttgtttttagaatacacacacacacacacacacacacacacacagagctgaaaAAGAATAACATTATAACCtggtgtttcctaattttcttataCTTCACAAtaactttgtgtatgtgttgctgggacttgaacccaagacctcagacatgcatgtggagatTTGTTGCATAGTAAAGAATATATACTTAACACTACTGAACTGTTTACATAAAAATAGCCAGATGAgggactagaaagatggttcagcagtttgGAGCATTTACTATtgctgcagagaacccaggtttgggattacaggcttgatccagggggctggagagattgctcagtggctaagaacacatGATGCTCTTTCCAAAAGACCTagattcagatcccagcactcatgtccaccagtaactcacaaccacctgtagcttcAAAGGATCTGATGCCATTTAATGGCCTCTAAGGGCAGCTGCACTTACATGTACATGCCCacagacagatgcacacacatacacacacacacacacacagtattttttaaatgggGGAGGGACAAATATTATGGTACAGTCACTcatttaatctcagaactctggaggcagaggcaggtggatctctgttgagttcgaggctagtctcaTCTGCATGGTGGGTTTCAAgtcataatgagaccctgtctcatagataaataaaataaaaaggaaagatggaaCCCAGTTATGTGACATAAAACCACCATTACAGCTGAAGCAGGCTTCACCACACCTATTATCACATTACCAGTGGCATATGACTGAAACCTAGGCTGCCTTCTTGGAAGGAAAATACAGTTCCTCCTAATTTCAGAGATGTGTTTCAGTATCCTATCtaaattttcttccttcccctatCCCATTCTCTTTATCTCGTACAGGGTGCGAGTACTCTAGACAATCTGTTTAAAGAGCTGGATAAGAATGGCGATGGAGAAGTCAGTTTCGAAGAATTTCAAGCACTGATCAAAAAGATATCAGCATGAAGAAGCCATTAAAGAGCACCGTCACCACCTAGTGATCGAATCTTTCACAAGCATAAAGATCTAGCTGTGAGACCAATATACTGTTAATAAAGCAATTTCTGAGACATGGCTCTCTTGTCAAGTACTGACTCTAGATTACTTAGATTTTAGAGTAAACTTAGCCTGATGCACctactttatttttctgaattttttatttgttttacatttatttatttagtgtgtgtttaTTGCTCACATGTACGTATGAGCATGTTCGTGCACCACAGGTCACAGTAcatgggtggaggtcagaagataacatGGAGAGAAGGTTCTCTCTTACCATGTGTGACTGGGGGACCAAACTCTGGTTGTCAGACTGGGTGTTAAGTGCCTTTTCcttcctgagccatcttgttgccTGACTCACCTACCTttgagattaaaaagaaaagtcatcagACCCTATTTAAACATACACACCAAAATAAGACTTGAAATTAGAAGGGGACACTGGAAAGATGAGTTTCTGTGGGAGAAGGACGTGGGAGAGACAGAATAATGGGGGTGAAAGGGCTAGAATCACCATATACATGTATGGAACCAAACCatcaaggaatttttttttttttttggttttggttttggttttttgagacagggtttctctgtagcttgggagcctgtcctggaactcactttgtagaccagactggccttgaactcacagagatctgcctgcctctgcctcccaagtgctgggattaaaggcgtgaaacATCAcactcagcattttttttaacttttaaaagtaagaaattttaaatatatattgccAAGTATGATGGCTCatgcatttgggaggtagaggcaaaaggattgagttcaaggtcatacccAGTTACATAGAacttaaggctagcctgggctacatgacaccctgtctcacaaaaagtTTTGTTAcggattttttttaagatttttaaattttattttgtgtatttgccCGCacgtatatatgtgcaccacctTCATACGATGCCtgaggagggcagaagagagtttcagatcccctgaaactggagctatagacagaAATGAACTGCTATGAAGGAAGGCGGAACTGGACCTGgctcctctccaagagcagcaagtacttttaacctctgagccatctccatagccccttacaaaaagacattaaaatgagGCTGGGCACATGTGGGTGGCTCAAATTAGatttgataaacacacacacacacacacacacacacacacacacacacacacacacacacatatatatatatatatatatatatatgttggtttccagcatccacatggtggctcacaacaatctgtaactccagttgcagggtaGCCAACACCCTCTCTGGTGCCTGTGGATATGAATGTAATACAGACTATTAGAGACTGTTAGCCTACCATGTATAAGATCCTAGGTTCTATCTGTAGCACCACCAAAGGTAAAAGGCAGGGTAAATGACAAAtatgatagcacatgcctttagtcccagcactggatgcacaggtaggtggatctctctgtgggtctgagatcagccttgtctacacagcaaGAACTGGGCCATCTAGAGCTACAAGGTAAAAATCTCAGAGAGCCtaaagagatgggtcagtggttaagaatatatattactagccgggcgatggtgatgcacgcctttaatcccagcactcgggaggcagaggcaggcagatctctgtgagttcgagaccagcctgatctacagagctagttccaggacaggctccaaagccacagagaaaccctgtctcgaaaccccccccaaaaaaagaatatatattactactgggtggtggtggcacatacccttaatcccagaggcaggtggatctttgtgagttcatgaaCAGCCTGttccacagagtgagtttctggACAGAGAgatttacaaagagaaaccctgtttcaaaaacagaaatatacGTAGGctttaaagagagaagaaaaagactatagagtcataaaataaagataatgcttttaaaatgggtaaaatctttaaagagacagaataaagatACTCATAgttttaaaggagtaaagaaaaataagccgtgtaaaaatggaaaattcacagagtctggattatatatattattgtgttgtcttttaattttttgactgtggaggagttaagtacagagagatatttcattgtatggactgctaagttaaaccaacataaaggcatcttgatttcaaaatttgagtctaaggatatgttgttttggaagagtttcttctcttgtttccacagaggatgagaacctgtggattgcttccagactggtaTGGTTTGACGGAATAAGACCCCAtcaaaggtcaccttgaacacccctcaaaaaattacttcgcccagctgctgactgagatgaacctagcacacaggatgcaccataaaagacctgattaacagagctcccaatcagcaggaagaaaTATGGacaaaactacacccatattcccaaata
The sequence above is a segment of the Chionomys nivalis chromosome X, mChiNiv1.1, whole genome shotgun sequence genome. Coding sequences within it:
- the S100g gene encoding protein S100-G; protein product: MSAKKSPEEMKSIFEKYAAKEGDPNQLSKEELKLLIQSEFPTLLKGASTLDNLFKELDKNGDGEVSFEEFQALIKKISA